The window TCGACGGATTCAAGGCTTACAATTTGGGCGCCGGCGTTGGGTATTCCGTATTGGAGATGATACAGGCGTTTGAGAAAGCTTCAGGCGTCGCTGTCCCATACCAGATTTTACCGCGTCGTGACGGCGATCTTCCTGCATTCTGGGCCGATGCGCGATTGGCGAAACAAGAGTTGGGCTGGGAGGTGCAGCGCGGCATTGACGCCATGATGCGTGATACCTGGAACTGGCAGCAAAAAAATCCGCAAGGTTACCGCTGACGGTCAGCCTGGCGTGGCCCGCAATAGCGTATGCGATATAAGAAAGCATGACCGCGGGCTGGTTAAGCGCAGCGCCGCTGCATCCTACCCAGGATGGCGGTAAACTCTGGCGCAGGAATTTTTTTCACAAAGTTAAGGTGTTGTTTAGAGGGTTTTATGAAAATTATCGTTACCGGTGGTGCAGGCTTTATTGGGTCGGCTGTCGCCCGACATATCATTAATGATACCAGTGACCACATTCTGGTGCTGGATAGCCTGACCTACGCAGGTAATCTGGAGTCATTAACAACGATCGCCGACAGCGATCGTTATACCTTTGAGCAGGTAGACATTTGCGACCGTGCGGCGCTGGATCGCGTGTTCGCCGAGTTCAAACCGGACGCCGTGATGCACCTGGCGGCGGAGAGCCACGTCGACCGCTCGATCGATGGCCCGGCAGCGTTCATCGAAACCAACATCGTCGGCACCTATACGTTGCTGGAAGCGGCGCGCCAGTATTGGCAAACGCTGGGTGAAGCAGAGAAGAAAGCCTTCCGCTTCCACCATATTTCCACCGACGAAGTGTACGGCGATCTGCACGGCACCGACGATCTGTTCACGGAAACCACCCCTTACGCGCCAAGCAGCCCATACTCCGCCTCCAAGGCGTCCAGCGATCACCTGGTGCGCGCCTGGCTGCGCACCTATGGTTTCCCGACCATCGTAACCAACTGCTCAAACAATTACGGGCCGTATCACTTCCCGGAGAAGCTGATCCCGCTGACCATCCTGAATGCGCTGGACGGCAAGACGCTGCCCGTTTACGGCAACGGCACCCAGGTGCGCGACTGGCTGTATGTCGAGGATCACGCTCGTGCGCTGTACAAGGTGGTGACCGA is drawn from Serratia entomophila and contains these coding sequences:
- the rffG gene encoding dTDP-glucose 4,6-dehydratase gives rise to the protein MKIIVTGGAGFIGSAVARHIINDTSDHILVLDSLTYAGNLESLTTIADSDRYTFEQVDICDRAALDRVFAEFKPDAVMHLAAESHVDRSIDGPAAFIETNIVGTYTLLEAARQYWQTLGEAEKKAFRFHHISTDEVYGDLHGTDDLFTETTPYAPSSPYSASKASSDHLVRAWLRTYGFPTIVTNCSNNYGPYHFPEKLIPLTILNALDGKTLPVYGNGTQVRDWLYVEDHARALYKVVTEGEVGETYNIGGHNERKNIDVVRTICRLLDELVPNKPGNLSRYEDLITFVTDRPGHDMRYAIDASKIDAELGWKPQETFESGIRKTVEWYLANEAWWSRVKDGSYAGERLGLTR